A region from the Zonotrichia albicollis isolate bZonAlb1 chromosome 17, bZonAlb1.hap1, whole genome shotgun sequence genome encodes:
- the TLDC2 gene encoding TLD domain-containing protein 2 isoform X1, which produces MRGLGYRYQLLPDQDEELPMGCEDPAGEGQRGWEGAPAAAEEEPSRLVLSTPSSILRDRDIEELGPQLPPRLTQQPWHLLYSTGRDGFSLRTLYRSGARPDSPALLLIRDTEAQAFGAFSATAIRSSSGFYGTGETFLFSFCPELKVFRWTGRNDFFVNGDVNLLMVGGGSGRFGLWLDGDLHRGGSQRCETFDNEILSQREEFCIQDLEMWGLA; this is translated from the exons ATGAGGGGGCTCGGTTACCGCTACCAGCTCCTG cccgaCCAGGACGAGGAGCTGCCCATGGGATGCGAGGACccagctggagaggggcagcggggctgggagggagcccCGGCAGCAGCGGAGGAGGAGCCGAGcaggctggtgctgagcacGCCCAGCAGCATCCTGCGGGACAGGGACATCGAGGAG CTGGGCCCCCAGCTGCCCCCGCGGCTGacgcagcagccctggcacctgctCTACTCCACCGGCCGGGACGGCTTCAGCCTGCGGACGCTGTACCGGAGCGGGGCCCGGCCGGACTCGCCGGCCCTGCTGCTCATCAGGGACACGGAGGCGCAG GCTTTCGGTGCCTTCTCCGCCACCGCCATTCGCAGCAGCAGCGGCTTCTACGGCACGGGGGAGaccttcctcttctccttctGCCCCGAGCTGAAG GTGTTCAGGTGGACGGGCAGGAACGACTTCTTTGTGAACGGGGATGTGAATCTGCTGATGGTCGGTGGGGGCAG CGGCAGGTTTGGGCTGTGGCTGGACGGGGACCTGCACCGCGGGGGCAGCCAGCGCTGCGAGACTTTCGACAACGAGATCCTCTCCCAGCGGGAGGAGTTCTGCATCCAGGATCTGGAAATGTGGGGCCTGGCCTGA
- the TLDC2 gene encoding TLD domain-containing protein 2 isoform X3: protein MRGLGYRYQLLPDQDEELPMGCEDPAGEGQRGWEGAPAAAEEEPSRLVLSTPSSILRDRDIEELGPQLPPRLTQQPWHLLYSTGRDGFSLRTLYRSGARPDSPALLLIRDTEAQVFRWTGRNDFFVNGDVNLLMVGGGSGRFGLWLDGDLHRGGSQRCETFDNEILSQREEFCIQDLEMWGLA, encoded by the exons ATGAGGGGGCTCGGTTACCGCTACCAGCTCCTG cccgaCCAGGACGAGGAGCTGCCCATGGGATGCGAGGACccagctggagaggggcagcggggctgggagggagcccCGGCAGCAGCGGAGGAGGAGCCGAGcaggctggtgctgagcacGCCCAGCAGCATCCTGCGGGACAGGGACATCGAGGAG CTGGGCCCCCAGCTGCCCCCGCGGCTGacgcagcagccctggcacctgctCTACTCCACCGGCCGGGACGGCTTCAGCCTGCGGACGCTGTACCGGAGCGGGGCCCGGCCGGACTCGCCGGCCCTGCTGCTCATCAGGGACACGGAGGCGCAG GTGTTCAGGTGGACGGGCAGGAACGACTTCTTTGTGAACGGGGATGTGAATCTGCTGATGGTCGGTGGGGGCAG CGGCAGGTTTGGGCTGTGGCTGGACGGGGACCTGCACCGCGGGGGCAGCCAGCGCTGCGAGACTTTCGACAACGAGATCCTCTCCCAGCGGGAGGAGTTCTGCATCCAGGATCTGGAAATGTGGGGCCTGGCCTGA
- the TLDC2 gene encoding TLD domain-containing protein 2 isoform X2 produces the protein MRGLGYRYQLLPDQDEELPMGCEDPAGEGQRGWEGAPAAAEEEPSRLVLSTPSSILRDRDIEELGPQLPPRLTQQPWHLLYSTGRDGFSLRTLYRSGARPDSPALLLIRDTEAQAFGAFSATAIRSSSGFYGTGETFLFSFCPELKVFRWTGRNDFFVNGDVNLLMVGGGRRFLSDPSGSQHIRWSSSHVSPSANVLRVDPVRQ, from the exons ATGAGGGGGCTCGGTTACCGCTACCAGCTCCTG cccgaCCAGGACGAGGAGCTGCCCATGGGATGCGAGGACccagctggagaggggcagcggggctgggagggagcccCGGCAGCAGCGGAGGAGGAGCCGAGcaggctggtgctgagcacGCCCAGCAGCATCCTGCGGGACAGGGACATCGAGGAG CTGGGCCCCCAGCTGCCCCCGCGGCTGacgcagcagccctggcacctgctCTACTCCACCGGCCGGGACGGCTTCAGCCTGCGGACGCTGTACCGGAGCGGGGCCCGGCCGGACTCGCCGGCCCTGCTGCTCATCAGGGACACGGAGGCGCAG GCTTTCGGTGCCTTCTCCGCCACCGCCATTCGCAGCAGCAGCGGCTTCTACGGCACGGGGGAGaccttcctcttctccttctGCCCCGAGCTGAAG GTGTTCAGGTGGACGGGCAGGAACGACTTCTTTGTGAACGGGGATGTGAATCTGCTGATGGTCGGTGGGGGCAG GAGGTTCCTGTCAGACCCCTCCGGATCCCAGCACATCcgctggagcagcagccacgTCTCCCCATCTGCAAATGTGCTGAGGGTGGACCCTGTCAGGCAGTGA